Proteins encoded together in one Mugil cephalus isolate CIBA_MC_2020 chromosome 16, CIBA_Mcephalus_1.1, whole genome shotgun sequence window:
- the tbx6 gene encoding T-box transcription factor TBX6 — MLSVDMYPGLTLGPQRIGDCFYREREGPQHLPLFPTACDAVAKALAPRLLGPPPVVPAESGSKLQKDDVRMELENASLWKQFSSVGTEMIITKKGRRMFPGLRLKLSGLNPSLRYIVLLDIVPVDNSRYRFQGGGWQAVGGAEARLPDRVFIHPDSPATGAHWQSRTISFHYAKLTNNTLDSQGHVSTAGRIPRRGCGVQPLRLVFGFSVHFDSIFFFSFQIILHSLHKYQPRVHVIEARDVLRWGGGQHSFVFPETQFITVTAYQNNKITELKINSNPFAKGFREDGMNSKKQRDARQKRKIGVITEPLDIVNCDPCDSTELLPQPTADSADLQALALAPLPALPDLSRGFRPEETSYRDTLVPEQSLDLGQAFMASQISDIGITMSSVMQDAAGSEVANSMIERSDTLAEQAYTSSFPPAQPNPSSFPSAPLPQSSSLSPDAPDSQPSMPPIDYPALLSTSPTLSTTSTTTPSLQQTTFTFPTPPPSNSSSPQSLISSSSSPSSDAYHAIQGTISPHAPADASFRAPSSTCQSDLQGQMSTHSLLTQPGQQLQGEPVTSGNNSPSDQGSAAFIYPNILPTNPDPAQSLPTQNQPAPTPTLPCSLSAHGASSSFAFHAVPPHMQNLSFPNVSPNPAHPALHLQNLSHHQAQAPSLAAAFPTPSFASPSFPHPSFQPSSCLAVPSSFQQSVASAASLPPAHPQNMHNSASSSSSPSYPQVDIGPIPQFNPAPPYRPDVVRHHPSLLPQLDPPLPSSNPAPPGLYPAFPSYPIRLCQDPHSSLSIPFRHLYRQHQHGHPHPHPHPQGSYLDMSTRAVF; from the exons ATGCTGAGTGTGGACATGTATCCCGGTTTGACTCTGGGGCCTCAAAGGATTGGAGACTGCTTTTACAGAG AGCGGGAAGGTCCTCAACACCTCCCGTTGTTCCCTACTGCCTGTGACGCTGTAGCTAAAGCTTTGGCCCCAAGGCTGCTGGGGCCTCCTCCTGTGGTACCCGCTgagtctggctccaaacttCAAAAAGATGACGTGAGGATGGAGCTGGAGAATGCGTCTTTATGGAAACAGTTCAGCTCAGTGGGCACGGAGATGATCATCACAAAGAAGGGCAG GCGGATGTTTCCTGGTTTGAGGTTGAAGCTTTCAGGCCTGAACCCATCTCTCCGTTACATCGTCCTCCTGGACATCGTTCCGGTGGACAACTCCCGCTATCGCTTCCAAGGAGGCGGCTGGCAGGCTGTCGGCGGGGCCGAGGCCAGGCTACCAGACCGGGTGTTCATCCACCCAGACTCACCTGCCACAGGAGCCCACTGGCAGAGCCGCACCATCTCCTTTCACTACGCCAAGCTCACCAACAACACGCTGGACTCCCAGGGACATGTAAGCACTGCAGGCCGGATACCTCGGCGGGGATGCGGTGTACAACCGTTGCGGCTAGTCTTTGGTTTTAGTGTGCACTTTGattcaatatttttcttttcttttcagatcaTCCTGCACTCTCTGCATAAATACCAGCCCAGAGTTCATGTAATTGAGGCCAGGGATGTGTTAAGGTGGGGCGGAGGACAGCACTCCTTCGTTTTCCCTGAGACCCAGTTCATCACGGTTACGGCCTACCAGAACAACAAG attacAGAACTGAAGATCAACTCCAACCCCTTCGCTAAAGGCTTCCGAGAAGACGGCATGAACAGCAAAAA ACAAAGAGATGCCAGACAGAAACGCAAAATAGGCGTCATCACAGAACCTCTGGATATTG TGAACTGTGATCCGTGCGACTCCACTGAGCTCCTGCCTCAGCCCACGGCCGACAGCGCAGACCTGCAGGCCCTGGCTCTGGCCCCTCTGCCTGCACTGCCAGATCTGTCCCGTGGGTTCAGGCCAGAGGAGACCTCCTATCGGGACACGCTGGTTCCGGAGCAGTCGCTGGATCTCGGCCAGGCGTTTATGGCATCCCAGATATCGGATATCGGCATCACGATGTCCAGCGTGATGCAAGACGCAGCAGGGAGTGAAGTGGCAAACAGCATGATTGAAAG ATCTGACACTCTGGCTGAACAAGCGTACACCTCCAGCTTCCCGCCTGCCCAACCCAACCCGTCCTCTTTTCCCTCGGCTCCTCTCCCTCagtcatcctctctctctccggaTGCGCCCGACTCTCAGCCCTCCATGCCTCCCATCGACTATCCCGCCCTCCTCTCCACATCACCCACtctctccaccacctccaccaccaccccctcacTACAGCAGACTACCTTCACCTTCCCCACTCCACCTCCATCCAACTCCTCCTCTCCGCAGTCGCTCATttcgtcgtcctcctccccctcctctgacGCCTATCACGCCATCCAAGGGACAATCAGCCCCCACGCTCCGGCCGATGCCTCCTTCCGGGCCCCATCTTCCACGTGTCAGTCGGATCTGCAGGGCCAAATGTCCACTCATTCTCTTCTCACTCAACCAGGCCAGCAGCTGCAGGGTGAACCTGTTACCAGCGGAAATAATTCACCCAGCGATCAAGGCTCTGCAGCGTTCATCTACCCAAACATCCTGCCAACAAATCCTGATCCTGCTCAGTCTCTCCCCACTCAAAACCAACCTGCTCCCACTCCCACTCTGCCGTGCTCCCTGTCTGCTCACGGTGCCTCCTCATCTTTTGCTTTCCACGCTGTGCCTCCACACATGCAGAATCTTTCCTTTCCGAACGTGTCCCCGAACCCAGCGCACCCTGCCCTGCACCTCCAAAACCTGAGCCACCACCAAGCTCAGGCTCCCTCCCTCGCTGCTGCCTTCCCCACCCCCTCATTCGCGTCACCCTCCTTCCCTCACCCCTCTTTCCAGCCCTCCTCTTGCCTCGCGGTCCCCTCTTCCTTCCAGCAGTCTGTCGCCTCCGCTGCCTCCCTGCCGCCAGCTCACCCTCAAAACATGCACAacagcgcctcctcctcctccagcccttCGTACCCACAGGTCGATATCGGCCCCATCCCTCAGTTCAATCCGGCCCCCCCCTACCGCCCGGACGTGGTGCGGCACCACCCgtccctcctccctcagctGGATCCACCTCTGCCCTCCTCCAACCCTGCTCCCCCAGGCCTCTACCCCGCCTTCCCTTCCTACCCTATCCGGCTGTGTCAAGACCCTCACTCGTCCCTCTCCATCCCGTTCAGGCATCTTTACAGACAACACCAGCATGgccacccccaccctcacccccacccccaggGGTCTTACCTGGACATGAGCACGAGAGCAGTTTTTTAA